One stretch of Cytophagales bacterium DNA includes these proteins:
- a CDS encoding RluA family pseudouridine synthase, which yields MKKENENIEITENELYEHHRIVVDKGQDLLRIDKFLVDRLPHATRNKIQNAIKCDAIKVNEVVIKSNYKVKPQDIITVSLPNPPRDEEIIPEDIPLNIIVEDDDIIIINKPAGMVMHPAHNNWTGTLVNALAFHFPTSVRHDISNNRIGLVHRIDKDTSGLVVVAKSELALAHLAKQFFEHTIERTYLALVWGDFEDGKCLPADLPTKGLWQAGASAQAEKMENGKWKGTITGNIGRSLKDRRVMAVFPEGNYGKPAVTHFVVLKSFQYVSLIQCKLETGRTHQIRAHLKYIGHPLFNDAVYGGDKIVKGPQFSKYKAFVKNCFKELPRQALHAKSLGFIHPGSKKQVRFECELAEDFKAVLQKWEQYSV from the coding sequence ATGAAAAAAGAAAACGAAAACATTGAAATTACCGAAAATGAATTATACGAGCATCACCGTATTGTGGTGGACAAAGGCCAGGATTTATTGAGAATAGATAAATTCCTGGTTGACAGGCTGCCTCATGCTACACGCAACAAAATCCAAAATGCGATTAAATGCGATGCTATCAAAGTAAATGAAGTGGTTATCAAATCAAATTATAAGGTAAAGCCGCAAGATATCATTACTGTCTCACTTCCCAATCCACCAAGGGATGAAGAAATTATTCCTGAAGACATACCACTCAATATTATTGTTGAAGATGATGATATCATAATTATAAATAAACCAGCAGGCATGGTCATGCATCCTGCACATAATAACTGGACGGGTACTTTGGTGAATGCACTTGCCTTTCATTTCCCAACCTCTGTTCGACATGATATTTCCAATAACAGGATAGGTTTAGTGCACCGGATAGATAAAGATACATCAGGCCTTGTAGTAGTAGCAAAATCAGAATTAGCCCTAGCTCACCTCGCTAAACAATTTTTTGAACACACTATTGAAAGGACATACCTTGCATTGGTATGGGGGGATTTTGAAGATGGAAAATGCCTGCCTGCCGACCTGCCCACCAAAGGCCTATGGCAGGCGGGAGCATCAGCGCAGGCAGAGAAGATGGAAAATGGAAAATGGAAGGGGACTATTACAGGCAATATCGGCAGAAGTCTCAAAGACAGGCGTGTGATGGCAGTTTTTCCCGAAGGAAATTACGGAAAACCGGCTGTTACTCATTTTGTGGTTTTAAAATCTTTTCAGTATGTATCGTTGATTCAATGTAAATTAGAAACAGGCCGAACGCACCAAATAAGGGCGCATCTCAAGTATATCGGACATCCTCTTTTCAATGATGCTGTTTATGGCGGTGATAAGATCGTGAAAGGCCCACAATTTTCAAAGTATAAAGCTTTTGTAAAAAACTGCTTTAAGGAATTACCCCGCCAGGCGCTTCATGCAAAATCACTCGGTTTTATCCATCCCGGTAGTAAAAAACAAGTAAGGTTTGAGTGTGAATTGGCAGAGGATTTTAAAGCGGTATTACAGAAATGGGAGCAGTACAGCGTATAG
- a CDS encoding tetratricopeptide repeat protein, with translation MLVQTISVFLILLFPIKAFCQFQKLSGDTSLANQFFQDAIILQKSAKYDSSTYYFEKASEIYLRFLRGTNAGLDSGLESREQYIKCLYRTGYNYTLKANYAKALEYTNKALRTGLQMLGEEHIQVANTYVFLGIIYMRKGEYDKALKHYKKAAKKQITILGENHHSVGASYHNMGNIYAAKGNDDEAMRYYKRALSIMLKNLGADHPDVAMSYNNMGVVYYDKGDYGEAMLYYKRALSIRLKTFGPDHPNVAMSYNNMGNVYCEEGDYGETMLYHKSALSIWLKTLGPDHPNVAMSYNNMGNVYYEEGDYDEAMNYHKKSLSIRLKTLGPNHPDVASTYTNIGSIYNALKEYDRAMEYQEKALAIYRNTFGYFHPRVGLVYKSIALIYVAKASMEHGTWSKEQSQPSHKLHATCLLDTALYYYQKAIGALVAPSPEMKKQGIGTHYKTIYENPVIPTIYDVKEGRNTINSNMVLKDALIGKAEAFEKRWYLKNK, from the coding sequence ATGTTGGTACAGACAATTTCTGTTTTTCTAATATTATTATTTCCCATCAAAGCTTTTTGCCAGTTCCAAAAGCTATCGGGAGATACCTCCTTAGCTAACCAATTTTTCCAGGATGCTATAATCCTCCAAAAATCCGCCAAATACGACAGCTCTACTTACTATTTTGAAAAAGCCAGTGAGATTTATCTTCGTTTTCTTCGTGGTACGAATGCAGGGTTAGATAGTGGGCTGGAAAGTCGCGAGCAATACATAAAATGCCTATACCGGACCGGGTACAATTACACCCTCAAGGCCAACTATGCCAAAGCATTGGAATATACAAACAAAGCACTGCGGACGGGGCTGCAGATGTTGGGAGAGGAGCACATACAGGTGGCAAATACTTATGTTTTTTTAGGTATAATTTACATGCGGAAAGGTGAATATGATAAAGCATTAAAGCATTATAAGAAGGCAGCAAAAAAACAGATAACCATTCTTGGAGAAAACCACCATTCAGTAGGGGCAAGCTATCATAACATGGGAAATATTTATGCTGCTAAAGGTAACGATGATGAGGCAATGCGCTATTATAAAAGGGCTTTATCAATCATGCTAAAAAACCTTGGTGCTGACCATCCTGATGTAGCTATGAGCTATAATAACATGGGAGTAGTTTATTATGATAAAGGCGACTATGGTGAGGCTATGCTGTATTATAAAAGGGCTTTATCAATCAGGCTAAAAACTTTTGGTCCTGACCATCCTAATGTAGCTATGAGCTATAATAACATGGGAAATGTTTATTGTGAAGAAGGTGACTATGGTGAAACAATGCTATATCATAAGAGTGCCCTATCAATTTGGCTTAAAACCCTAGGACCTGACCATCCTAATGTAGCTATGAGCTATAATAACATGGGAAATGTTTATTATGAAGAAGGTGACTATGATGAAGCAATGAATTATCATAAAAAGTCTTTATCTATACGGTTAAAAACTCTTGGCCCCAACCATCCTGATGTGGCTTCCACCTATACAAATATTGGAAGTATTTATAATGCTTTAAAGGAGTATGATAGAGCCATGGAATACCAGGAAAAAGCGTTGGCAATATACCGGAACACATTTGGATATTTTCATCCTCGTGTTGGATTAGTTTATAAAAGCATTGCCTTAATTTATGTCGCTAAGGCAAGCATGGAACATGGAACTTGGAGCAAGGAACAAAGCCAACCAAGCCACAAGCTCCATGCCACATGCCTCTTAGATACTGCTCTATATTATTACCAAAAAGCAATCGGAGCTTTGGTAGCGCCATCGCCTGAGATGAAAAAGCAGGGAATCGGTACGCACTACAAAACCATCTATGAAAACCCGGTGATACCTACTATTTATGATGTAAAGGAAGGAAGGAATACGATCAATTCCAATATGGTGCTGAAGGATGCGCTGATAGGGAAAGCGGAGGCTTTTGAAAAAAGGTGGTATTTAAAAAATAAATAA